Proteins from a single region of Paenibacillus sp. BIHB 4019:
- a CDS encoding alpha/beta hydrolase family protein encodes MSLKLEHYLQSLVQQAAANRHSARSAANPEQRRETVKASFGQLLGHYALHEHQPLEPRLLERTQCDGYIRERVEIATVDGLRMAMYVLLPDNPAAQPSPAVIACHGHGYGSREIVGLEPDGSERSGASGLHKDFAIALVKEGYVVAAPELLGFGDRRLDEDKAADSPAKNSCFMLAVHLLLTGRTLAGLRVYETSRVIDYLQERSDVESTNIAIMGISGGGLVAGFTAAMDDRIRCAVVSGYASLFESSILARNHCLDNYIPGVLLEAEMPELLGLIAPRGLFLEAGAVDHLFPQQSARQAYAELRSIYSAAGAPDAVQAVFFDGGHEIHGDAAYAWLRTQLLEQTTIAGGDRNDDGATTGSFDRMGG; translated from the coding sequence ATGTCCTTAAAGCTTGAGCATTATTTGCAATCGCTTGTCCAGCAGGCAGCTGCTAATAGACATTCCGCCCGTTCTGCTGCGAATCCCGAGCAGCGCCGGGAGACAGTAAAGGCTTCGTTTGGACAACTGCTAGGCCATTATGCTCTGCACGAGCATCAGCCTCTGGAGCCGCGCTTGTTGGAACGAACACAATGCGATGGCTATATACGGGAACGTGTGGAAATCGCCACTGTAGACGGACTGCGGATGGCCATGTATGTGCTGCTGCCGGATAATCCCGCGGCGCAGCCCTCTCCGGCTGTCATTGCCTGCCACGGCCACGGATACGGCAGCCGGGAAATCGTCGGGCTTGAACCAGATGGCTCGGAACGCTCCGGCGCTTCGGGCTTGCATAAAGATTTTGCCATAGCGCTTGTAAAAGAAGGGTATGTGGTCGCAGCCCCTGAGCTGCTCGGCTTCGGCGACCGCAGGCTGGATGAGGATAAGGCCGCAGACTCGCCTGCAAAAAACTCCTGCTTCATGCTAGCTGTGCATTTGCTGCTTACAGGGCGCACACTTGCAGGCTTGCGCGTCTATGAGACCTCGAGAGTCATCGATTATTTGCAGGAACGCAGCGATGTGGAATCCACTAACATCGCAATTATGGGCATTTCCGGCGGCGGTCTTGTTGCGGGTTTTACGGCCGCTATGGACGACAGAATCCGCTGCGCCGTAGTCAGCGGTTATGCAAGCCTGTTTGAAAGCAGCATTTTGGCACGCAATCACTGCCTGGACAATTATATTCCGGGCGTGCTGCTGGAAGCGGAAATGCCTGAGCTGCTCGGGCTCATTGCGCCGCGAGGCCTTTTTCTGGAAGCAGGGGCTGTTGACCACTTATTCCCGCAGCAGTCTGCACGGCAGGCATACGCTGAGCTGCGCAGCATATATAGCGCCGCCGGGGCGCCAGATGCTGTGCAAGCTGTCTTTTTTGATGGAGGACATGAAATTCACGGAGATGCTGCTTACGCCTGGCTGCGAACCCAGCTGCTGGAGCAAACGACAATTGCAGGAGGGGATCGTAACGATGATGGAGCAACAACAGGTTCATTTGACAGGATGGGCGGGTAA
- a CDS encoding pectinesterase family protein, whose amino-acid sequence MLITVSKEDHADYSRLQAAIDSIPADCAEAVTIRIRPGIYEEKITIPASAPPILLLGEDSEKTIITWSDNAHTLGPDGEPLGTFRSGTLNVWAEAFTAENVTIRNASGPGTGQAVAAFVDSDQAVFRRVRLLGDQDTLYTGKGKQYYSECYIEGDVDYIFGAATAVFESCHLHNKRSRGYITAASTPEDAAFGYVFLDCKITGAEGVVDVYLGRPWRPYAHVAFIRTSIDGSITPEGWHNWGQPDREATSRYEEFGSFGEGAAARARVSWSRQLEADEAANYRIIAILDGWHPEGY is encoded by the coding sequence ATGCTGATTACCGTATCCAAAGAAGACCATGCTGATTACAGCCGCTTGCAGGCGGCCATTGACTCTATTCCGGCGGATTGTGCCGAAGCGGTCACGATTCGCATCAGACCGGGAATTTATGAGGAAAAGATCACGATTCCAGCCTCTGCCCCGCCTATACTGCTGCTCGGGGAAGACAGCGAGAAAACGATTATTACTTGGTCAGACAATGCCCATACGCTGGGACCGGACGGGGAGCCGCTCGGAACGTTTCGTTCAGGCACTTTAAATGTTTGGGCAGAAGCATTCACTGCGGAAAATGTGACGATTCGCAACGCCTCGGGGCCTGGCACAGGCCAGGCTGTAGCCGCGTTCGTCGATTCGGATCAAGCTGTATTCCGCCGCGTCAGGCTGCTGGGCGATCAGGATACGCTGTATACGGGCAAAGGCAAGCAATATTACAGCGAGTGCTACATTGAAGGCGATGTCGATTATATTTTCGGGGCAGCGACGGCCGTATTTGAAAGCTGCCACTTGCATAACAAACGCTCCCGAGGCTATATTACGGCTGCCTCGACACCCGAGGATGCCGCGTTCGGCTATGTATTCCTCGATTGCAAAATTACCGGAGCCGAAGGAGTCGTGGATGTTTATTTAGGCAGGCCATGGCGGCCCTATGCCCATGTTGCATTCATCCGCACATCGATAGACGGCTCGATCACACCTGAAGGCTGGCATAACTGGGGGCAGCCGGATCGTGAAGCTACAAGCCGCTATGAAGAGTTTGGCAGCTTTGGCGAAGGAGCAGCTGCAAGAGCGCGCGTTTCTTGGTCCAGGCAGCTTGAAGCAGACGAGGCGGCCAACTATCGCATCATTGCCATCCTTGATGGCTGGCATCCCGAAGGCTACTGA
- a CDS encoding AraC family transcriptional regulator produces the protein MTASASDSLNPKYHMEDGKLSIQHMKRKGATAMPRPHSHASVELYYLLDGERVYFVDGQVVTVHKGELIMIAGHEIHATASSEVAEFERILINYDPAILPRALQTLELLLHGRGFRVFPLSLREQGETERLLNKMLDESRQEKPFYESYCLSLLAELIILLGRFENTASRSNPSRYSLHNKVSEIATYVREHYREAVTLEDTAKHFYLSSSYLSRIFHKLTGFRFREYIIHIRVREAQQLLGGSRQKIQEIALAVGFEHLSHFNKTFKKATGLTPMEYRKQAKNGQAPPHQPF, from the coding sequence ATGACCGCGTCTGCGTCCGATAGCCTCAATCCGAAATATCATATGGAAGACGGCAAGCTGAGCATTCAGCATATGAAGCGCAAAGGCGCCACCGCGATGCCTCGTCCACACAGCCATGCATCGGTCGAGCTGTACTACCTGCTGGATGGCGAGCGTGTCTATTTTGTGGACGGGCAGGTGGTTACCGTGCATAAAGGCGAGCTTATTATGATTGCCGGGCATGAAATTCATGCGACGGCCAGCTCCGAGGTAGCGGAATTTGAGCGAATCCTCATTAATTATGACCCTGCCATTTTGCCGCGAGCATTGCAAACGCTGGAGCTGCTGCTTCATGGACGAGGGTTTCGCGTCTTCCCGCTTTCGCTGCGCGAGCAGGGGGAAACGGAACGCCTCCTTAACAAAATGCTGGATGAAAGCCGGCAGGAAAAGCCTTTTTACGAATCCTATTGCCTATCCTTGCTGGCGGAGCTGATCATTTTGCTAGGCCGCTTCGAGAATACGGCAAGCCGGTCAAATCCTTCTCGTTACTCGCTGCATAATAAAGTGTCTGAAATCGCGACTTATGTGCGTGAGCATTATCGTGAAGCCGTGACGCTGGAGGATACGGCGAAGCATTTTTACTTGAGCAGCTCCTATCTCAGCCGAATCTTTCATAAGCTTACCGGCTTCCGCTTTCGGGAATACATCATTCACATCCGGGTTCGTGAAGCGCAGCAGCTGCTTGGCGGCTCCCGCCAAAAAATTCAGGAAATCGCGTTAGCTGTAGGCTTCGAGCATTTATCCCATTTCAATAAGACGTTTAAAAAAGCGACCGGCCTTACACCTATGGAGTACCGCAAGCAGGCAAAAAACGGACAAGCTCCGCCGCATCAGCCTTTTTAA
- a CDS encoding glycoside hydrolase family 28 protein gives MDTTEKMRYPLPALPAIPDKSFLVTEFGAVPGSLTLCTASFQQAIDACSAAGGGRVIIPPGLWRTGPLRLHSRIELHAQQGALVLFEPKADLYPLVASHFEGESAVRCQAPLDGENLEDIAITGGGIFDGGGQGWRPVKRFKLTNEQWNGLLQSGGAVNDEGNMWWPSLEAMEGEALAHELRQRGVTACEAYLPARAYLRPTLLSLRGCSRVRLDGPTFQNSPAWCLHLYNCEQVTIRRLNVRNPWHSQNGDGLDLESCRHSLIEHCTFDVGDDAICLKSGKGEEARNRALPCEFVTIRHCTVYHGHGGIVIGSEMSGGVKAVYASDCQFISTDIGLRFKSVRGRGGVVEDIVMERIQMADIVREAISFHFFYAGVEGSEGCDEQLVEVTEETPVFRNITLRELTCHGAATALLINGLPELPLSGLTVDGLEATAVNGVIARYADHLKLEKLKLHTSTLPEVQLYQCNHSIVE, from the coding sequence ATGGATACTACGGAAAAGATGCGATATCCGCTTCCGGCATTGCCGGCTATTCCAGACAAAAGCTTCCTCGTAACGGAATTTGGAGCTGTGCCGGGCAGCCTGACGCTGTGTACCGCTTCGTTCCAGCAGGCGATCGATGCCTGCTCCGCTGCGGGAGGCGGCCGCGTAATCATTCCGCCTGGCTTATGGCGGACTGGGCCTCTGCGCCTGCATAGCCGAATCGAGCTTCATGCGCAGCAAGGCGCACTGGTATTGTTCGAGCCAAAGGCTGACCTGTATCCGCTTGTGGCCTCGCATTTTGAGGGAGAATCGGCTGTTCGCTGCCAAGCGCCGCTCGATGGCGAAAATCTGGAAGACATTGCGATTACGGGCGGGGGCATTTTCGACGGGGGCGGACAAGGCTGGCGTCCCGTCAAACGCTTTAAGCTGACGAATGAGCAATGGAATGGACTGCTTCAATCCGGCGGAGCCGTTAATGATGAAGGAAATATGTGGTGGCCGTCGCTTGAGGCGATGGAAGGAGAAGCACTTGCTCATGAACTGCGCCAGCGTGGTGTAACGGCTTGCGAGGCCTATTTACCAGCAAGAGCCTATCTCCGTCCCACCCTGCTTAGTCTGCGCGGCTGCTCTAGGGTACGGCTTGATGGGCCAACGTTTCAAAATTCGCCCGCCTGGTGCTTGCACCTGTACAACTGCGAGCAGGTAACGATCCGGCGGCTGAACGTTCGCAACCCTTGGCATTCCCAAAATGGAGATGGCCTTGATCTGGAATCCTGCCGCCACTCGCTCATCGAGCATTGCACCTTCGACGTTGGCGATGACGCTATATGCTTGAAGTCGGGCAAGGGCGAGGAGGCCAGAAATCGGGCACTGCCCTGCGAATTCGTAACGATCCGGCATTGCACCGTCTACCATGGCCATGGCGGCATTGTAATTGGAAGCGAAATGTCCGGCGGCGTCAAAGCCGTGTATGCATCTGACTGCCAGTTCATCAGCACGGATATTGGCTTGCGCTTCAAAAGCGTTCGCGGCCGCGGCGGCGTAGTTGAAGATATTGTCATGGAAAGAATTCAAATGGCAGATATTGTGCGCGAGGCCATTTCGTTTCATTTCTTTTATGCCGGGGTGGAAGGCTCGGAGGGCTGCGATGAGCAGCTTGTTGAGGTGACAGAGGAAACGCCCGTCTTCCGCAATATTACACTGCGCGAGCTGACCTGCCACGGCGCTGCAACAGCTTTGCTCATTAACGGGCTTCCCGAGCTGCCGCTAAGCGGCTTAACGGTTGATGGGCTCGAGGCAACAGCGGTTAACGGGGTAATCGCCCGCTATGCCGATCATTTAAAGCTGGAGAAATTGAAGCTGCATACGTCAACGCTCCCCGAGGTTCAGCTGTATCAATGTAACCATTCGATCGTTGAGTAG
- a CDS encoding glycoside hydrolase family 43 protein yields the protein MRTFQNPVLPGFYPDPSAIRVGEDYYLVTSSFEFFPGVPIFHSKDLVNWRQIGHVLDRPSQLNLDAIAPSRGIWAPTLRYHNGTYYMITTFVDNDKECHNFYVTATDPAGSWSDPVWLEDAPGIDPSLFFDEDGKVYYTGNRFPPEGQLYPKHMDIWLQELDLESGKLVGPKTSIWQGALKVAHAQEGPHLYKIGSWYYLLIAEGGTGHTHAITIARSESAAGPYEGYKGNPILTHRHLGRSYPIVNVGHGELIETQHGDWWMLCLASRPYGGYFRNLGRETFLVPVVWEREWPVVNPGKGILELEALAPSLPETPWPQLPARDDFDQPELSPIWNFIRTPRGDFWSLTENPGSLRLKLKPDSIAADSNPSFVGRRQQHMNFRAQTTMNFAPEQAGDAAGIVLLQNADFQFRAEYGSYEGSSEIRLTERRQGEETVLAAIPYSGNNLELKAEAHGQSYSFFWREAGSPNWQPLGEAADGTLLSTDKAGGFTGAYMGMYAASARADRTHYADFDWFSYEPIAD from the coding sequence ATGCGCACATTCCAAAACCCTGTTCTACCCGGCTTTTATCCCGATCCGTCAGCGATACGCGTCGGAGAAGACTATTATTTGGTTACATCAAGCTTTGAGTTTTTCCCCGGAGTTCCGATTTTTCACAGCAAGGATCTGGTCAATTGGCGGCAAATTGGACATGTGCTTGATCGTCCTTCCCAGCTCAATTTGGATGCAATTGCTCCATCAAGGGGCATTTGGGCGCCAACGCTGCGCTATCATAACGGGACCTATTATATGATTACGACCTTTGTAGACAACGACAAGGAATGCCATAACTTCTATGTCACCGCAACCGATCCCGCCGGAAGCTGGTCGGACCCCGTATGGCTGGAGGATGCGCCGGGGATAGACCCTTCCTTGTTTTTTGATGAAGACGGCAAGGTTTATTATACCGGAAACCGCTTCCCCCCAGAAGGCCAGCTTTATCCAAAGCATATGGACATTTGGCTGCAAGAGCTGGATTTGGAAAGCGGGAAGCTGGTCGGACCGAAGACGAGCATCTGGCAAGGCGCACTGAAGGTGGCCCACGCCCAAGAAGGCCCTCACTTGTACAAAATCGGCAGCTGGTACTATTTGCTGATCGCTGAGGGAGGAACTGGCCATACCCATGCGATTACGATTGCGCGCAGCGAATCGGCAGCCGGTCCCTATGAGGGGTATAAGGGCAATCCGATTCTCACTCATCGCCATCTGGGCCGCAGCTATCCGATCGTCAACGTCGGCCATGGCGAGCTGATTGAAACGCAGCATGGAGACTGGTGGATGCTTTGTCTCGCTTCCAGGCCTTATGGCGGCTACTTCCGCAATTTGGGGCGTGAAACGTTCCTTGTGCCCGTTGTTTGGGAGCGGGAATGGCCGGTCGTCAATCCCGGCAAAGGAATTTTGGAGTTGGAGGCTTTGGCTCCAAGCTTGCCGGAAACGCCATGGCCGCAGCTGCCGGCGCGCGATGACTTCGACCAGCCGGAGCTCTCGCCGATCTGGAACTTTATTCGCACCCCTCGCGGCGATTTCTGGAGTCTCACAGAAAATCCGGGCTCATTGCGCCTTAAGCTAAAGCCGGACTCCATCGCTGCTGACAGCAACCCGTCCTTCGTCGGACGCAGACAGCAGCATATGAATTTCCGTGCTCAGACCACCATGAACTTTGCGCCAGAGCAAGCTGGCGATGCCGCCGGTATCGTCCTGCTGCAAAATGCCGACTTCCAGTTCCGCGCAGAATACGGCAGCTATGAAGGAAGCTCGGAAATTCGCCTTACCGAGCGGAGACAAGGGGAAGAAACCGTGCTCGCCGCCATTCCTTACAGCGGAAACAATCTGGAATTGAAGGCCGAGGCGCATGGCCAAAGCTATAGCTTCTTCTGGCGTGAAGCCGGGTCGCCAAATTGGCAGCCGCTTGGCGAAGCAGCAGATGGTACCCTACTCAGCACCGATAAGGCCGGAGGTTTTACGGGCGCCTATATGGGGATGTATGCTGCTTCCGCCCGTGCAGATCGCACACATTATGCGGATTTCGACTGGTTCAGCTACGAACCGATTGCAGATTAG
- a CDS encoding AraC family transcriptional regulator produces the protein MAGEKQLQVRFFMSLALISICSVLVLSTVLFFWFREKTIDNVNKANETVLLNTETVFMKYMDMVQNYTMDFYHNPNIYTVMQSGDNSWSEQLYSALSQIRGTLTINNFIENAYILGPGAPVMMFENNPLGKAAKQELFERVRDSEIRQSPFVWNATLNNGQNETMMTIFYNDRAFSSSEYNGAIAMTINLRKLQENLFNTSNEGDTRYAVLNADRIVLMQSNSSEEAFDSRLLQQIVSVQSKEGTLVWKTDGGDKKLITYHQSQNGGLWFISETSYKNSVRDIASARNLMVGLCLVLIAAASAIAAFVSYRMYKPIGTLFGTIRNLSDDRLAFPHGGGFDEANRELEKIGHRVKALKQENEDSALLRWLTSPYRADEHVPSALPPINQTGDNGTFCVAVLHIGLSSGDGSLPATKWREHIRGLPELAEQLFAGTGTCRGFFPHHEAAVLIVSETENGSFGDYVTFRERWEQLCGSIRQWDGVACSIGISRLSADSLQLKQMYDEASNSLQYIKLHEHLSLSFADDIIHLNSSSVPDSTLEFVLQAVRSQERELLPKAVERLLAVACSYKVEQATVALSRLASDLQKIAETGLAESMPRHTDFLDHYQRIWRMRSYTELRAWLEQLCFEAYEKLNEVNTVQTRNLASEAIAYIRSHFGDQTLSLNGLAEKLTISPPYLSRLITEATGSSFPDFVNLVRLEHARSILIAELELDIREIAEKSGYNSSTYFTTLFKKRYGVTPSKWRLNYILQKEN, from the coding sequence ATGGCTGGAGAGAAGCAACTGCAAGTCCGTTTTTTTATGAGCTTAGCGCTGATTTCGATTTGCTCGGTGCTCGTTCTGTCCACGGTGCTGTTTTTCTGGTTCCGGGAAAAAACGATAGACAATGTCAATAAAGCGAACGAGACCGTCCTCCTCAATACAGAGACGGTATTTATGAAATATATGGACATGGTGCAAAATTACACGATGGACTTTTACCATAATCCGAACATCTATACCGTTATGCAGAGCGGAGACAACAGTTGGAGCGAACAGCTGTATAGTGCGCTTAGCCAAATTCGCGGCACGCTGACGATCAACAATTTTATTGAAAACGCTTATATTTTGGGGCCGGGCGCTCCCGTCATGATGTTCGAGAACAATCCGCTTGGCAAGGCGGCAAAGCAGGAGCTGTTCGAGCGTGTTCGGGACAGCGAAATTAGGCAATCCCCGTTTGTGTGGAATGCGACGCTGAATAATGGGCAAAACGAAACGATGATGACCATTTTTTATAATGATCGGGCTTTCAGCAGCAGCGAATACAATGGTGCCATCGCGATGACGATCAACCTGAGGAAGCTGCAGGAAAACTTATTTAATACGAGCAATGAAGGAGATACACGCTATGCGGTTCTAAATGCAGACCGCATCGTGCTCATGCAGAGCAACTCTTCGGAGGAAGCGTTCGATAGCAGGCTGCTGCAGCAAATTGTGTCTGTACAAAGCAAGGAGGGCACGCTTGTATGGAAAACAGACGGCGGGGACAAAAAACTGATTACGTATCATCAGTCGCAAAATGGAGGGCTGTGGTTTATTTCGGAAACCTCTTATAAAAATAGCGTCCGCGACATCGCAAGCGCCCGCAATCTAATGGTCGGGCTTTGCCTTGTGCTGATAGCTGCTGCTTCAGCTATTGCTGCCTTTGTGTCCTATCGCATGTATAAGCCAATCGGTACATTGTTTGGGACGATACGCAATTTGTCCGACGATCGGCTTGCGTTCCCGCATGGTGGCGGTTTTGATGAAGCGAACCGGGAGCTTGAGAAAATTGGGCATCGGGTCAAGGCGCTCAAGCAGGAAAATGAAGACAGCGCGCTGCTGCGCTGGCTAACGTCGCCTTACCGTGCTGACGAGCATGTGCCTTCTGCACTGCCGCCGATTAATCAGACAGGCGACAATGGGACATTTTGCGTGGCTGTGCTGCATATCGGTTTGTCCAGCGGAGATGGCAGCCTGCCTGCGACTAAGTGGAGAGAACATATCCGCGGCTTGCCAGAGCTGGCTGAGCAGCTGTTTGCTGGGACGGGCACCTGCCGCGGCTTCTTCCCGCATCATGAAGCCGCCGTTCTCATTGTCAGCGAGACGGAGAACGGCAGCTTTGGAGATTATGTGACGTTTCGCGAACGATGGGAACAGCTATGCGGCTCCATAAGGCAGTGGGATGGGGTTGCATGCTCCATTGGCATAAGCCGTCTATCTGCCGATTCCTTGCAGCTGAAGCAAATGTACGACGAAGCCAGCAACAGCCTTCAATATATAAAGCTGCATGAGCATTTGTCTCTCAGCTTCGCAGATGACATCATTCATTTGAACAGCAGCTCCGTTCCTGACAGCACGCTTGAATTTGTGCTTCAAGCGGTCAGAAGCCAAGAGCGCGAGCTGCTGCCAAAAGCGGTCGAGCGTTTGCTTGCAGTCGCATGCAGCTACAAAGTAGAGCAGGCGACGGTTGCGTTGTCCAGACTGGCTTCAGACCTTCAGAAAATAGCGGAAACCGGCCTTGCCGAAAGCATGCCGCGGCATACGGATTTCCTGGATCATTATCAGCGCATCTGGCGTATGCGAAGCTATACGGAGCTGCGAGCATGGCTGGAGCAGTTATGCTTTGAGGCATATGAGAAGCTGAATGAAGTAAATACGGTACAAACCCGCAATTTGGCTAGCGAAGCCATTGCTTATATTCGCAGCCATTTCGGTGACCAGACGCTTTCCTTGAACGGTCTTGCAGAGAAGCTGACGATTAGTCCGCCTTACTTAAGCCGCCTGATTACAGAAGCGACGGGCAGCAGCTTTCCCGATTTTGTCAATCTGGTTAGATTGGAGCATGCCCGCAGCATCCTCATTGCCGAGCTTGAACTCGACATCCGTGAAATTGCTGAAAAATCAGGCTATAACAGCAGCACCTATTTTACAACGCTATTCAAAAAACGCTATGGCGTAACGCCATCCAAATGGCGCCTGAATTATATTTTGCAGAAGGAAAATTGA
- a CDS encoding ABC transporter permease subunit, whose amino-acid sequence MSDEAIQLSKAVGGRRRFKSLRNDSSLFLLALPGVIVLVLFAYLPMSGLILVFKNYNFNGGIFGSPWAGFANFEFFFSSMDNAIRATRNTVMLNVLYMLTGTFFSVAIAIVLNELRGKLFIKITQSVMFFPYFISWIVIGAILFSFLDFDKGVMNRLLEGVGMQPVDWYSNPWLFVVVLVLANIWKSAGYGAIIYYAVLQGIDPSYYEAARIDGASRIQLITRITLPLLIPSIILLTLLGIGGMLKGDLSMIMGVTFLNPLLLPTTDIIDVYVYRTAIRSGEFGFASAITLYQSVFGFLLVLIANKLAGWYDKESKLF is encoded by the coding sequence ATGTCAGACGAAGCTATTCAGCTTAGCAAAGCAGTAGGCGGAAGGCGACGGTTCAAGTCGCTGCGCAATGACAGTTCGCTGTTTTTGCTTGCGCTGCCTGGCGTTATTGTACTTGTACTATTCGCCTATCTGCCCATGAGCGGGCTCATACTCGTATTCAAAAACTACAATTTCAATGGCGGCATATTCGGCAGTCCTTGGGCAGGCTTCGCAAACTTTGAATTTTTCTTCTCAAGCATGGACAATGCGATCCGCGCCACGCGCAATACCGTCATGCTGAACGTATTGTACATGCTTACAGGCACGTTCTTCTCAGTAGCCATCGCGATCGTGCTGAATGAGCTCAGAGGCAAGCTTTTTATCAAAATTACGCAAAGCGTCATGTTTTTTCCTTATTTTATTTCCTGGATCGTCATTGGGGCGATATTGTTTTCCTTCCTCGACTTTGACAAGGGGGTCATGAACCGCCTGCTCGAGGGAGTGGGTATGCAGCCTGTTGACTGGTACTCCAATCCGTGGCTGTTCGTAGTTGTGCTCGTACTTGCAAATATTTGGAAAAGCGCGGGCTATGGCGCCATCATTTATTATGCGGTGCTGCAAGGCATCGATCCTTCTTATTATGAGGCCGCGCGAATAGATGGCGCCTCGCGCATACAGCTGATTACGCGCATTACGCTGCCTCTGCTGATTCCGTCGATCATACTGCTTACTTTGCTTGGAATCGGGGGGATGCTCAAGGGCGATCTCAGCATGATTATGGGCGTCACCTTCCTGAACCCGCTGCTGCTTCCGACTACCGACATTATCGACGTGTATGTATACCGTACAGCCATCCGCTCCGGCGAATTCGGCTTCGCTTCAGCTATTACGCTTTATCAGTCCGTCTTCGGGTTTCTGCTCGTGCTGATCGCAAACAAGCTGGCTGGATGGTATGACAAGGAAAGCAAACTATTTTAG
- a CDS encoding carbohydrate ABC transporter permease, translating into MANQENKTLIIFFYACISLFALICLVPFVLAVSGSFSTESRLAAEGYSFLPRGFSLDTYAFMFGSKAEQILQAYLTSAVVTVLGTASAVLVTTAYAYVISVKGFRYRNFFAFMAYFTMLFSGGTLPWYILATKYYHLDNTLAGLFVPYLLNVFLMYLQANYFKSIPHEIIESAQIDGAGHIHIFFRIMLPLGQVGLVTISLFYALQFWNDFYLPLLLVSEERLYTIQYMMYNMMANIQYLASGNSAQIGGAIVAPPLETAKMAMTCLTVLPIAILYPFLQRYFVRGIIVGSVKG; encoded by the coding sequence ATGGCTAATCAAGAAAACAAAACGCTTATTATATTCTTTTATGCCTGCATCAGCCTATTCGCCCTTATTTGCCTGGTTCCATTCGTATTAGCCGTCTCAGGCTCGTTTTCGACGGAGTCAAGGCTTGCGGCAGAGGGTTATTCCTTTCTGCCCCGAGGCTTCAGCCTAGACACGTATGCCTTTATGTTTGGCTCGAAGGCGGAGCAAATTTTGCAAGCGTATTTGACGTCCGCAGTCGTTACGGTGCTTGGCACAGCGTCCGCCGTGCTCGTTACGACAGCCTACGCCTACGTTATATCGGTGAAGGGCTTCCGCTACCGCAACTTTTTCGCCTTTATGGCTTATTTCACGATGCTGTTCAGTGGCGGCACGCTGCCTTGGTATATTTTGGCTACGAAATATTATCATCTGGACAATACGCTTGCTGGCCTGTTCGTTCCTTACTTGCTCAACGTGTTTCTTATGTATTTGCAAGCCAATTATTTCAAAAGCATTCCGCATGAAATTATTGAATCCGCTCAAATCGACGGTGCGGGCCACATTCATATCTTTTTCCGTATTATGCTGCCGCTTGGACAGGTTGGCCTTGTGACGATCTCCCTATTTTATGCGCTGCAGTTCTGGAATGATTTCTACTTGCCGCTGCTGCTTGTTTCGGAGGAGAGGCTGTATACGATCCAATATATGATGTACAACATGATGGCTAACATTCAATATTTGGCTTCTGGAAACAGCGCGCAAATTGGCGGCGCTATCGTTGCCCCTCCTCTGGAGACGGCCAAGATGGCGATGACCTGTCTGACCGTGCTGCCGATCGCGATTTTGTATCCGTTCCTCCAGCGTTATTTTGTAAGGGGAATCATCGTCGGTTCCGTCAAGGGCTGA